A stretch of Leucobacter aridicollis DNA encodes these proteins:
- a CDS encoding DUF4233 domain-containing protein codes for MTATPDQPHGASDDDELVLSPSEAAAHNSAMRISGAATGERSTRKALASIVLGFELIIVVLIGLTIFGLGITDPRWLGLVIGGVLALLCVVSLATIRFGEVGIRLGWVTHALMLATAFILPAALFVGGIFTALWVYCIVRGGKIDEQNAALRAQQE; via the coding sequence ATGACCGCCACACCCGACCAGCCGCACGGTGCATCAGACGACGACGAGCTCGTTCTCTCGCCGTCGGAGGCCGCCGCACACAACTCGGCGATGCGTATCTCCGGCGCGGCTACCGGCGAACGCTCCACGCGTAAGGCGCTCGCCTCGATCGTGCTCGGCTTCGAGCTCATCATCGTCGTGCTCATCGGCCTGACGATCTTCGGCCTCGGCATCACCGACCCCCGGTGGCTCGGGCTCGTCATCGGCGGCGTACTCGCGCTGCTGTGCGTCGTATCGCTCGCGACGATCCGCTTCGGCGAGGTCGGGATCCGGCTCGGCTGGGTGACCCACGCGCTCATGCTCGCGACCGCATTCATTCTGCCCGCGGCGCTTTTCGTCGGCGGCATCTTCACGGCGCTCTGGGTGTACTGCATCGTGCGCGGCGGGAAGATCGACGAGCAGAATGCCGCGCTGCGCGCCCAGCAGGAATAG